Proteins co-encoded in one Setaria viridis chromosome 9, Setaria_viridis_v4.0, whole genome shotgun sequence genomic window:
- the LOC117839443 gene encoding non-specific lipid transfer protein GPI-anchored 2 produces the protein MMMPHAAFVLLALLAAALAPGARAQISAAPLGAPAPASLDCAGALRSLAPCLTYVERRSALTRPDKGCCGALAAVVGGDGAACLCGFLAGYGGVRVDPVRALALPTICRVDAPPPRLCAALGMPVAEPPGGAAAPMESGSDVPTTTPAAAAAANGGLWTQRRLFLVVPPHLCLVILSTLLLLLQP, from the exons ATGATGATGCCACACGCGGCGTTCGTGCTCCTGGCCCTCCTCGCGGCTGCACtggcgccgggcgcgcgggcgcaGATATCCGCCGCGCCCCTGGGcgcccccgcgccggcgtcgCTTGACTGCGCGGGCGCGCTGCGGAGCCTGGCGCCGTGCCTGACGTACGTGGAGCGCCGCAGCGCGCTGACGCGGCCCGACAAGGGCTGCTGCGGCGCGCTCGCGGCCGtcgtgggcggcgacggcgctgcCTGCCTGTGCGGGTTCCTCGCGGGCTACGGCGGCGTCCGCGTGGACCCCGTGCGCGCGCTGGCGCTGCCCACCATCTGCCGcgtcgacgcgccgccgccgaggctctGCGCCGCGCTCGGGATGCCCGTCGCCGAGCCGCCGGGCGGGGCCGCGGCGCCGATGGAGTCAG GGTCCGACGTGCCGACGaccactccggcggcggcggcggccgcgaacGGAGGCCTTTGGACGCAACGACGACTGTTCCTGGTGGTTCCCCCACACTTGTGTCTCGTCATCCTCTccacgctgctgctgcttctccaGCCGTAA